A stretch of Chloroflexota bacterium DNA encodes these proteins:
- a CDS encoding molybdopterin-dependent oxidoreductase produces MTIAEKAVGERRPSVVNLVIDDREVEAEKGMTVLQSALLAGIYIPHLCWHPAIKPYAGCRLCLVEIEKRRGMDTACTIPVSEGMVVRTNTPSVIKMRQNVLEMLLSDHPDRCLNCPRIPRCHPFGVCIRDQEVNDRCVFCAKNERCELQRVVDFVGIRWQRYRAPRHISPVERSNPFIDFDPSYCINCTRCTRVCDEVQGVAAIESTYRAGNLHIASAFEVTRDLSNCEFCGQCVQVCPTAALTDHQSKYDGLPDVAVPTTCSFCGCGCQLLLNIKGGQISSSYPTERGINGMSLCVKGRYGYDYVQSQHRLSRPLKRAADGSQLTVTWEEAIGFVASKMTEVLERYGPEAIGVIASDKCTNEENYLLQRFARGVLGTNNIGHMGELCHKPTLEGLSAAWGSAAMTGPLQDIAKAGCILVVGSNTTETHPIVALQIKRAVRRSAKLILIDPRQITLSRFAYLQLRPRPGTDLALLIGLARAIQDEGLVNEAFVSERCEGFEEFKEALRDCDLTAVSEITGVKVEDILTAARIYATGGADSRYEIPLSWYGHFVEPDSRPATNSSWIIYGAGVTLGAAPRETVQTLANLAMLTGHLGQEGAGLAPLAGPNNLQGASDMGAMAEYLPGYRPINDVGACQEFASAWGCEMPIVSGLDILQMFEAARLGKLKALYIVGANPLLSLANRSCVEEGLRSLELLVVQDVFPTETAALAHVVLPACSFAEKEGTFTNTERRVQFVRQALAPLGDSRPDWWIISDLANKVLALGDGGKQSQWLSFDYLHPKDVMEEIRALVPSYRGIIYERLQVGGLQWPCPSTTDPGTATLYQETFDRGKGRFIPLRYNLGPKETNQCYPFTLLSGRTLYHYNTGAMTRNAPGLKEFRLESCLHIHPDDAALLFLKSGDKIRVISEQGEISTTAVISDSVAKGLVFMLIHYGDTPVNVLTGRSRSLLRHSLEMRTVLVRIEKMMG; encoded by the coding sequence TTGACGATAGCGGAAAAGGCAGTTGGCGAAAGACGCCCAAGTGTAGTTAATCTGGTTATCGATGACCGTGAGGTTGAGGCGGAGAAGGGCATGACTGTACTTCAGTCTGCCTTACTGGCTGGGATTTACATTCCACATCTTTGTTGGCATCCGGCTATCAAGCCATATGCCGGTTGTCGCCTATGTTTGGTGGAGATCGAGAAACGCAGGGGGATGGATACGGCATGCACCATACCTGTTTCTGAAGGAATGGTGGTGCGTACCAATACACCTAGCGTCATTAAGATGCGTCAGAACGTGTTGGAGATGTTACTCAGCGATCATCCTGATCGCTGCCTCAATTGTCCGCGTATTCCTCGCTGCCATCCGTTTGGTGTTTGTATCAGGGACCAGGAAGTAAATGACCGCTGCGTCTTCTGTGCCAAAAATGAACGCTGCGAGCTGCAACGCGTCGTGGATTTTGTAGGGATCCGCTGGCAGCGCTACCGTGCTCCGCGCCATATCTCTCCAGTGGAACGTTCCAATCCCTTCATCGACTTCGATCCCAGCTACTGCATCAACTGCACACGCTGCACGCGAGTTTGTGATGAGGTGCAAGGGGTGGCTGCAATCGAGAGCACCTATCGGGCGGGAAATCTCCATATAGCCAGCGCCTTTGAGGTAACTAGGGATCTATCAAACTGTGAGTTCTGTGGCCAGTGCGTTCAGGTCTGCCCGACAGCGGCCCTTACGGATCACCAGAGCAAATATGATGGCCTTCCTGATGTGGCTGTACCTACGACATGCTCTTTCTGTGGCTGCGGTTGCCAGCTTCTTTTGAATATCAAAGGAGGACAGATCAGCAGCTCTTACCCGACTGAGAGAGGGATTAATGGTATGTCCCTTTGTGTCAAGGGGCGCTATGGCTATGACTATGTCCAAAGCCAGCACAGGCTAAGCAGACCGCTGAAACGTGCTGCTGATGGATCCCAGCTGACGGTCACCTGGGAGGAGGCCATTGGCTTTGTGGCCAGTAAGATGACGGAGGTCCTGGAAAGGTATGGTCCCGAGGCCATTGGTGTCATCGCCTCTGATAAGTGTACTAACGAGGAGAATTATCTCCTCCAGAGGTTTGCCCGGGGTGTATTGGGAACAAATAATATTGGGCATATGGGGGAGCTTTGTCATAAGCCCACCCTTGAGGGGCTGAGTGCAGCCTGGGGCAGCGCAGCCATGACAGGTCCACTTCAAGACATTGCGAAGGCTGGGTGTATCCTTGTGGTTGGGTCTAATACTACCGAGACCCATCCTATTGTGGCCCTACAAATCAAGCGGGCTGTACGTCGTAGTGCGAAGCTGATTCTCATTGATCCACGCCAGATAACGTTGAGTCGCTTCGCCTATCTGCAGCTCAGGCCACGTCCGGGAACAGATCTGGCACTTCTCATTGGCCTAGCACGGGCGATCCAGGATGAGGGTTTGGTCAATGAGGCGTTCGTCTCCGAACGTTGCGAAGGATTCGAAGAGTTCAAGGAGGCCCTGCGTGATTGTGATTTGACCGCGGTCTCAGAGATAACCGGTGTAAAGGTGGAGGATATCCTGACCGCGGCGAGAATCTATGCCACAGGTGGCGCCGATTCTCGCTATGAGATACCGCTGAGTTGGTATGGCCACTTTGTAGAACCAGACAGTCGGCCGGCCACAAACTCATCCTGGATAATTTATGGTGCGGGTGTGACGCTCGGTGCGGCCCCGCGGGAAACTGTTCAGACGCTGGCCAATCTGGCAATGTTGACCGGTCATCTTGGCCAGGAAGGAGCTGGTCTGGCACCCCTGGCTGGCCCGAATAATCTGCAGGGAGCGAGTGACATGGGCGCTATGGCTGAATATCTACCGGGATATCGGCCGATCAACGACGTTGGAGCATGCCAGGAATTCGCTTCGGCCTGGGGTTGTGAGATGCCGATTGTTTCAGGGTTGGATATCCTGCAGATGTTTGAGGCGGCACGTCTGGGTAAGCTGAAGGCACTCTATATCGTCGGAGCTAATCCACTCCTGTCCTTAGCCAATAGAAGCTGTGTGGAAGAGGGACTTCGATCATTGGAATTGCTCGTTGTGCAGGATGTTTTCCCCACGGAGACAGCCGCTCTGGCTCACGTTGTGCTCCCGGCGTGTTCTTTTGCAGAGAAGGAAGGAACGTTCACCAATACTGAAAGACGGGTGCAGTTTGTGCGTCAAGCCTTGGCGCCTCTCGGTGATAGTCGGCCGGATTGGTGGATAATTTCTGATCTGGCCAATAAAGTACTTGCCCTAGGGGATGGTGGAAAGCAATCACAATGGTTGAGCTTCGACTACCTGCATCCTAAGGATGTCATGGAGGAGATACGCGCTCTGGTGCCGTCGTATAGGGGTATAATCTATGAACGATTGCAAGTTGGGGGGCTTCAGTGGCCTTGCCCCAGTACTACCGATCCGGGTACGGCTACCCTTTATCAGGAGACGTTTGATCGAGGAAAAGGGAGGTTCATTCCTCTTAGATACAATCTGGGGCCAAAGGAAACCAATCAGTGCTATCCATTCACCCTGCTTAGCGGCCGTACCCTCTACCATTACAACACAGGTGCTATGACACGGAATGCCCCTGGGCTGAAGGAGTTTCGCCTTGAATCTTGTTTACATATTCATCCGGATGATGCAGCGCTGTTGTTCCTGAAAAGCGGTGATAAGATCCGGGTCATCTCTGAGCAAGGTGAGATATCAACGACGGCCGTGATCAGCGATTCGGTAGCCAAAGGGCTGGTCTTTATGCTCATACACTATGGTGATACTCCGGTCAATGTCTTGACCGGACGCTCACGTTCACTGTTGCGTCATAGTTTGGAGATGCGCACTGTCCTGGTGCGGATCGAAAAGATGATGGGATAG
- a CDS encoding stage V sporulation protein S encodes MEILKVSSQSKPSAVAGAIAGVMREKGRAEIQAIGAGAVNQAVKAIAIARGYLASSGLDAICIPAFTDVMIDNEERTAVKLIVEPR; translated from the coding sequence GTGGAAATCCTGAAGGTATCATCCCAATCGAAGCCAAGTGCTGTAGCTGGCGCCATTGCCGGGGTAATGCGGGAAAAGGGGAGAGCGGAGATCCAGGCCATAGGTGCTGGAGCAGTCAATCAAGCGGTGAAGGCTATAGCTATCGCTAGAGGCTACCTAGCCTCCAGTGGATTAGATGCTATCTGCATTCCGGCTTTCACAGATGTGATGATCGATAACGAGGAGAGAACAGCAGTCAAGTTAATCGTGGAACCACGCTAA
- a CDS encoding TIGR00282 family metallophosphoesterase yields MRILMIGDIVGRPGRRAVRQLLPTLQQQYELELIIANGENAAGGRGLTQTTAEELFEAGVDVITSGNHIWEQTGIRAYLERDVPILRPLNYPPGAPGRGHLEMKDTLIINLSGRLFIANLDCPFRAIDELLSRIGPSPKIRIVDFHAEATSEKVVMGWYLDGRVSAVFGTHTHVPTADQRILPKGTAHITDVGMVGPWNSVIGMQVETVISRFITQLPDSLEVAKGPVAFNSVIVDIDPESGKTTQIFRLDKIIDG; encoded by the coding sequence TTGCGTATCCTGATGATAGGTGATATTGTCGGCCGACCCGGGCGGCGTGCTGTAAGACAGCTCCTCCCCACCTTACAGCAACAATACGAGCTCGAACTGATCATCGCCAACGGAGAGAACGCCGCTGGTGGTCGCGGGTTGACTCAGACCACGGCTGAGGAGCTATTTGAAGCCGGTGTGGATGTCATTACCTCAGGAAACCATATCTGGGAACAGACAGGGATACGTGCCTACCTTGAACGTGACGTTCCGATATTGCGTCCTCTAAACTATCCACCTGGGGCGCCCGGTCGGGGCCATCTTGAGATGAAAGACACCCTAATCATCAACTTGTCCGGCCGACTATTTATAGCTAACCTTGACTGCCCATTTCGGGCCATCGATGAGCTTCTAAGCCGAATCGGCCCTTCCCCGAAGATAAGGATTGTTGATTTCCACGCTGAAGCGACGTCAGAGAAGGTAGTTATGGGCTGGTATCTTGATGGACGTGTCAGCGCTGTATTTGGAACACATACACACGTCCCTACGGCCGATCAACGCATTCTACCCAAAGGTACGGCCCATATCACCGACGTTGGGATGGTAGGCCCTTGGAACTCGGTCATTGGAATGCAGGTGGAAACAGTTATCTCTCGTTTCATCACCCAGCTGCCTGACTCACTTGAGGTGGCCAAAGGACCTGTAGCTTTCAACTCCGTAATCGTGGATATCGATCCCGAATCCGGCAAGACTACCCAGATCTTTCGCCTGGACAAAATCATTGACGGATAG
- the rny gene encoding ribonuclease Y, producing MLLRDLVEMIPTIIVVSLIVSGISFAFGYFFRQYQASAQIKSAEANAEKILSEAKTKQREIILEAKDEALKIRGAIETELRERRIDLQRQERRLLQKEETLDRRLEALERRERSTAQKEKEIENQRNEIEEIKRKHLKELERISGLTLAEARELLLKEIESEVKQDAARRIREIEAQLKEEADRKARQIITLAIQRCAADQVAETTVSAVPLPSDEMKGRIIGREGRNIRALESATGVDLIIDDTPDAVTLSGFDPVRREVARLALNKLIVDGRIHPARIEEMVQKARQEVDSIIREEGEQAAYQAGVHGLPSELLKTLGRLKFRTSYGQNVLMHSVEVAHLATMMATELGADINVTRRAGLLHDIGKAVDHEVEGPHALIGADIAKRYGLPPKVVQAIAGHHQDQDQQTIEAILIQAADAISGARPGARRETLESYIKRLESLENIANSFSGVEKSFAIQAGREVRIIVKPDEIDDLAAVRLARDIVKQIEETLEYPGQIKVTVVRETRAVDYAK from the coding sequence ATGTTGCTGAGAGACCTGGTAGAGATGATACCGACGATCATTGTGGTTAGCCTCATCGTCAGCGGTATCTCTTTTGCCTTTGGCTACTTCTTCAGGCAATACCAAGCCAGTGCTCAAATAAAGTCCGCCGAAGCCAACGCTGAAAAAATTCTTAGCGAAGCCAAGACAAAACAACGGGAGATCATCCTTGAAGCTAAAGATGAGGCGCTCAAAATACGGGGGGCCATCGAGACCGAGCTTCGCGAAAGGCGCATCGATTTACAGCGTCAAGAGCGACGGCTCCTTCAGAAAGAGGAAACCCTTGATCGTAGATTAGAAGCATTGGAGCGACGGGAACGGAGCACTGCCCAGAAGGAAAAGGAGATCGAAAACCAACGCAACGAAATCGAGGAGATTAAGCGGAAGCACCTCAAAGAACTGGAACGCATATCCGGTTTAACCCTGGCTGAAGCCAGGGAACTATTGCTGAAGGAGATCGAATCAGAGGTAAAACAGGACGCTGCCCGTCGTATTCGGGAGATAGAAGCCCAGCTTAAGGAGGAGGCTGATCGGAAAGCTCGCCAGATTATCACCCTGGCCATCCAACGCTGTGCTGCAGATCAAGTGGCCGAAACAACCGTTTCAGCTGTTCCCCTCCCCAGCGATGAGATGAAGGGCCGCATCATCGGACGGGAGGGGCGCAATATTCGAGCGCTGGAAAGCGCCACCGGTGTTGATCTCATTATTGATGATACACCCGATGCAGTAACCCTTTCCGGCTTTGATCCTGTTCGCCGCGAAGTCGCTCGCCTAGCTCTGAACAAACTCATTGTTGACGGCCGAATCCATCCGGCGCGCATCGAAGAAATGGTGCAAAAGGCAAGACAGGAGGTGGATTCGATCATCCGCGAAGAAGGGGAACAGGCAGCCTATCAAGCAGGTGTCCATGGGTTGCCCTCAGAGCTACTCAAAACCCTTGGACGTTTGAAGTTCCGCACCAGCTACGGCCAAAATGTGCTGATGCACTCCGTAGAGGTTGCCCATCTAGCCACAATGATGGCTACCGAATTAGGGGCTGACATCAATGTGACCCGACGGGCTGGGTTGTTGCATGACATCGGCAAAGCCGTTGACCACGAGGTGGAGGGGCCACACGCTCTCATCGGTGCTGATATCGCTAAGCGTTACGGTCTGCCCCCAAAGGTAGTCCAAGCTATAGCTGGCCATCACCAGGACCAGGATCAACAAACGATCGAGGCTATCCTTATTCAAGCCGCCGATGCCATTTCTGGAGCTCGCCCGGGCGCTCGACGGGAAACACTGGAAAGCTACATCAAACGATTAGAGTCCCTGGAGAACATAGCCAATTCATTCTCCGGGGTGGAAAAGTCTTTCGCCATCCAGGCCGGCCGTGAGGTAAGGATCATAGTCAAGCCCGACGAAATCGACGACTTAGCCGCGGTGCGTTTGGCTAGAGATATCGTCAAGCAGATAGAGGAAACCCTGGAATATCCAGGGCAGATAAAGGTGACAGTCGTTCGCGAAACCCGCGCCGTGGACTATGCCAAGTAG
- a CDS encoding RecX family transcriptional regulator → MSGIITAIRPQESRDRVNIYLDDRFAFSLTALVAEAAQIGCGQFLSNEEIAHLLSKDSFQRGLDSALHFLSYRPRSESEVRHNLLRKGLEAETIGRIIDRLKEMGLIDDSAFARFWVENRETFNPRSTRALRMELRQKGIAREIVEETLADAHGEESLAYAAAQKRLRKLKTMDDKVAWQKIGHHLSRRGFSYDVISLVINRLQRESVSSDRGSPA, encoded by the coding sequence GTGTCTGGAATCATCACCGCCATAAGACCTCAAGAGAGCCGTGACCGCGTAAATATTTACCTCGATGATAGATTTGCCTTCAGCTTGACTGCCTTGGTCGCGGAGGCAGCACAGATAGGATGTGGGCAATTCCTTAGCAACGAGGAGATCGCCCATCTGCTCAGTAAGGATTCTTTCCAAAGAGGCTTGGATAGCGCCCTTCACTTCCTGTCTTATCGTCCCCGTAGCGAGAGTGAGGTCAGGCATAACCTGCTTCGCAAGGGACTAGAGGCGGAGACTATAGGTCGGATCATCGATCGATTGAAAGAGATGGGTCTCATCGACGACAGCGCTTTCGCCAGGTTCTGGGTGGAGAACCGTGAAACATTCAACCCTCGATCTACAAGAGCGTTGAGGATGGAGCTACGCCAGAAAGGAATAGCCAGAGAGATCGTTGAGGAGACCCTGGCCGATGCCCATGGCGAAGAGTCGCTGGCCTATGCTGCAGCCCAAAAGCGGCTGCGCAAGTTAAAGACGATGGATGATAAAGTTGCCTGGCAAAAGATTGGCCATCATCTGAGTCGACGCGGCTTCAGCTACGATGTCATCAGCCTTGTCATCAATCGCCTACAACGTGAATCAGTAAGCAGCGACAGAGGGTCGCCTGCTTGA
- the recA gene encoding recombinase RecA — MVDKERERALEMAISHIDKQFGKGSIMRLGEATPRMTVEAIPTGSIALDLAIGVGGVPRGRVTEIFGPESAGKTTLVQHIIAQAQRLGGITAFIDVEHVLDPEYAKKCGVNIDDLYVSQPDTGEQALEIAEALVRSNAVDIVAIDSVAALVPRAEIEGEMGDAHVGLQARLMSQALRKLTGAISKSKTAVIFTNQLREKIGVMFGNPEVTPGGRALKFYASVRLEIRRVEAIKQGNETIGNRTRVKVVKNKVAPPFRTAEFDILYNEGISYEGGLLDVGLEMGLVRKSGAFFSFGDVRLGQGRENAREFLKQNPQIAQEIERQIRANTSAYKGVEISPLTAINPASSTQESTNSDIPA; from the coding sequence ATGGTGGACAAAGAAAGGGAACGGGCGCTGGAAATGGCTATCAGCCATATCGACAAACAATTCGGAAAGGGATCGATAATGCGCTTGGGAGAGGCAACGCCACGGATGACTGTGGAGGCGATACCCACTGGCTCGATCGCTCTAGATTTGGCCATAGGGGTTGGGGGTGTTCCCCGCGGCCGTGTCACAGAGATATTTGGTCCTGAATCTGCCGGCAAGACTACCCTGGTTCAACACATTATCGCCCAAGCCCAACGCCTAGGCGGGATCACCGCTTTCATCGACGTTGAACACGTCCTTGATCCGGAATACGCCAAGAAGTGCGGTGTCAATATCGACGATCTCTATGTCTCCCAACCGGATACCGGTGAGCAAGCCTTAGAGATTGCCGAGGCCCTGGTGCGTAGCAACGCTGTGGACATCGTAGCCATCGACTCTGTAGCTGCCCTCGTACCACGAGCTGAGATCGAAGGCGAGATGGGCGATGCCCACGTAGGTCTCCAAGCCAGACTTATGTCTCAGGCCCTCCGGAAATTGACCGGAGCGATCAGCAAATCCAAAACCGCTGTCATCTTCACTAATCAACTGCGAGAGAAGATTGGGGTTATGTTCGGTAACCCCGAGGTAACACCAGGTGGCCGCGCCCTCAAATTTTACGCCTCGGTTCGTCTGGAGATCAGACGTGTGGAAGCAATTAAACAAGGTAATGAGACAATTGGCAACCGTACTAGAGTTAAGGTCGTCAAGAATAAGGTTGCTCCTCCTTTCCGAACCGCGGAATTTGACATCCTCTACAATGAGGGCATCTCCTATGAGGGTGGGCTCTTGGACGTTGGTTTGGAAATGGGCCTGGTCAGGAAAAGCGGAGCCTTCTTCAGTTTCGGGGATGTTCGGCTTGGCCAAGGGAGAGAGAACGCCAGAGAATTTTTGAAGCAGAATCCGCAGATCGCTCAGGAGATCGAACGCCAGATTCGAGCTAATACGAGTGCCTATAAGGGTGTTGAAATCAGCCCGTTGACGGCCATAAATCCCGCTTCCTCAACCCAGGAGTCGACCAACTCAGACATCCCTGCTTAG
- a CDS encoding GNAT family N-acetyltransferase, translating into MLQATRVVLREIVRSDVDEMAKWPRYTEAELQWANFDERSTAERDLWFEIGRSDLTRCRFAILNQEGCLIGILGLRHINLLPGQATLGIQLAANEVNKGYGTEAIITLLHIAFEQMNLKRINLDVVESNKRARRCYEKCGFNIIGRHLDSNGDTYIDMSISREEF; encoded by the coding sequence ATGCTTCAAGCAACACGTGTAGTCCTGCGGGAGATTGTAAGATCAGACGTCGACGAAATGGCCAAGTGGCCCAGATATACAGAAGCGGAGCTCCAATGGGCTAACTTCGATGAGCGAAGCACGGCAGAGCGAGACCTTTGGTTCGAAATAGGGAGAAGTGACCTTACCCGCTGCCGCTTCGCTATTCTTAACCAGGAGGGTTGTCTAATTGGCATACTTGGATTACGTCATATCAACCTCCTCCCTGGCCAGGCTACATTAGGCATCCAGCTCGCTGCCAACGAAGTGAATAAGGGCTACGGCACTGAGGCCATTATCACCCTTCTGCACATCGCCTTCGAACAGATGAATTTGAAACGGATCAATCTGGATGTGGTTGAGAGCAATAAACGAGCCAGGCGTTGCTACGAGAAGTGCGGATTCAACATCATTGGCCGACACCTCGATAGCAATGGTGATACCTACATAGACATGAGTATAAGCCGAGAAGAGTTTTGA